One window of Leptospira yasudae genomic DNA carries:
- a CDS encoding acyl-CoA desaturase, with the protein MVPILILFFAHWFGSVFAQTFFLHRYAAHAMFSMNRKWERFFHFLTMVLQGPSYLNPYGYAVLHRMHHSYSDTEDDPHSPHFSKNAFDMMIKTKKIYDDFAYDRVPANPEFTRDFIPRWKSIDLLGQNWWFRIGFGSLYAFYYIAFVPEGQWAWYLLLPIHWLMGPIHGAIVNWGGHKYGYRNHFKTKDESKNMLPIDVLTMGELYQNNHHGHPTSPNFAYKWWEVDFCFQIMKGLHKVGIINIKRDVWTTQGRVPVSKAA; encoded by the coding sequence ATGGTCCCCATTTTAATTTTATTTTTTGCCCACTGGTTCGGTTCGGTTTTCGCCCAAACCTTCTTTTTACACAGATACGCCGCTCACGCGATGTTTTCGATGAATCGTAAATGGGAGCGGTTCTTCCATTTCTTAACGATGGTTCTGCAAGGACCTTCTTATTTGAATCCATACGGATACGCGGTTCTGCATCGAATGCACCATTCTTACAGCGACACGGAAGATGATCCGCATTCTCCCCATTTTTCCAAGAATGCGTTCGATATGATGATCAAAACGAAAAAAATCTACGACGACTTCGCGTATGACAGAGTTCCGGCAAACCCCGAGTTTACACGGGATTTTATTCCTCGCTGGAAATCGATCGATCTACTCGGTCAAAATTGGTGGTTTCGGATCGGATTCGGCTCTTTATACGCCTTCTATTACATTGCCTTCGTTCCGGAAGGACAATGGGCTTGGTATTTGCTGCTCCCGATTCATTGGCTGATGGGACCGATTCACGGGGCGATCGTGAACTGGGGAGGACATAAATACGGCTATCGGAATCATTTTAAGACAAAAGACGAGTCTAAGAATATGTTACCGATCGATGTTTTAACCATGGGAGAATTGTATCAGAACAATCACCACGGTCACCCGACTTCCCCGAACTTCGCATATAAATGGTGGGAAGTGGATTTTTGCTTTCAGATCATGAAGGGGTTGCATAAAGTTGGGATCATAAACATAAAACGAGACGTTTGGACGACTCAGGGAAGGGTTCCGGTTTCCAAAGCGGCTTGA
- a CDS encoding TetR/AcrR family transcriptional regulator translates to MTTAVRHKRRSRNSLNRENIVQVAMEILQEEGIEGLSMRKIAEKLDCSVASPYSHFKSQEEIIQVLIAKGETELTQLLRNAQRNGNNAFEKLAGIARAYWDFSLNNKELHKVMFNTVHGHMHRKAFPSLPTSYRVFLETIRNGCASHEFKLPKAEYPAIARMMWGWMYGLMVLDLTNMLKRRRGGKDDPLDEGFLYFRRILLGE, encoded by the coding sequence ATGACAACTGCAGTTCGACACAAAAGAAGATCCAGAAACAGCCTAAACCGGGAAAACATCGTACAAGTTGCGATGGAGATCCTACAGGAAGAAGGAATCGAAGGTCTTTCGATGAGAAAGATCGCCGAAAAATTGGACTGCAGCGTCGCAAGTCCCTATTCTCACTTTAAGAGCCAAGAGGAAATCATCCAGGTTCTCATCGCAAAGGGAGAAACCGAACTCACGCAACTTCTCCGAAACGCGCAGAGGAACGGGAACAACGCGTTCGAAAAATTGGCCGGAATCGCGAGAGCGTATTGGGACTTTTCTCTGAACAACAAGGAACTGCACAAGGTGATGTTCAACACCGTTCACGGTCACATGCACCGCAAAGCGTTTCCGAGTTTGCCGACAAGCTATCGCGTGTTTTTGGAAACGATCCGCAACGGATGCGCTAGCCACGAATTCAAACTTCCGAAAGCGGAATATCCTGCCATCGCGAGAATGATGTGGGGTTGGATGTACGGTTTGATGGTATTAGATTTAACGAATATGCTCAAACGTCGCCGCGGCGGAAAAGACGATCCGTTGGACGAAGGCTTTTTATACTTCCGCAGAATTCTTCTCGGCGAATAA
- a CDS encoding rhodanese-like domain-containing protein, with amino-acid sequence MTPKELKTRLDLRKAGQDSFFLLDVRNPNEVEISTIEGTDLLIPVGELPNRVGEINPWKESGKEVIVYCRSGGRSGMACGILKQSGFAKVHNVEGGILLYSDEVDPSLAKY; translated from the coding sequence ATGACACCGAAAGAATTAAAAACGAGATTGGATCTGAGAAAAGCGGGACAGGATTCATTCTTTTTACTCGACGTAAGAAATCCGAACGAAGTGGAAATCAGTACGATCGAAGGAACCGATCTTTTAATCCCTGTCGGCGAGCTCCCGAACCGCGTCGGCGAAATCAATCCTTGGAAAGAATCCGGTAAGGAAGTGATCGTCTATTGCCGTTCCGGCGGACGTTCGGGAATGGCCTGCGGAATTTTAAAACAATCCGGTTTTGCAAAGGTGCATAACGTGGAAGGCGGCATTCTTCTGTATTCGGACGAAGTGGACCCTTCACTCGCTAAATATTAG
- a CDS encoding ABC-F family ATP-binding cassette domain-containing protein: MLQFIDIKHQYASAVLFDGFSWHIKPGSRVCLVGPNGSGKSTLFRIAEGKFVPDSGSVAKSKNTEISIFQQIPDFDPEAKVIDTALAKHKHYKEYSERLNEINGKFDSISHDSKEFTELLDEQSSLEEYAFTYGVHELESKARKVLGGLGFSNAQMEMKVREFSPGYQHRLGLAITLLNPGNLLLLDEPTNHLDNASKQWLADYLNSTGQSFVLVTHDPEFLNATCDTIAELSPSGVIEFRGTLEEYFEHKNELQEKLQAQYDKEESYLKKRMEWIERFRAKATKARQVQSAIKKLEKRDKVEAPEESFWNSKSDYQFNFISSGKITARIEDGAFSYSGKPPYVFSGANLEISAGDKIAVVGPNGAGKSTFLRCLLEIHKLTSGKIYYGPKTKIGYFSQNHHEELDPSKNLLQTVMGAYPDLTEQQARSLLGYFSFSDDSVYKQTGLLSGGEQSRLRLALLVRFPTNSIFLDEPTNHLDLVVRDNLRRALMAYEGSLLIISHDPEFLKDLCNRTISVDQGQIRDFNCSFADYLKYNLEETVPSKMQNGNGSAKKEDGQQTRSKKNADKNRIKKIQKDLEQIEAKIELLEKSKKNLEEVLADPGFFKNRSYQLELDNFNEAKNEIARLTSEWESLQLELEELSGTV; this comes from the coding sequence TTGCTTCAATTCATCGACATAAAACACCAGTATGCGTCGGCAGTTCTGTTCGACGGATTTTCCTGGCATATCAAACCCGGGTCCCGCGTTTGTTTGGTCGGACCGAACGGTTCGGGCAAATCCACCTTGTTTCGGATTGCGGAAGGAAAATTCGTTCCCGATAGCGGAAGCGTCGCCAAGTCCAAGAACACCGAAATCTCCATATTCCAACAGATTCCGGACTTCGATCCAGAAGCGAAGGTCATCGATACTGCATTAGCAAAACATAAACATTATAAAGAATATTCCGAGCGATTGAACGAAATCAACGGTAAGTTCGATTCGATCTCGCACGACTCGAAAGAATTCACCGAACTTTTGGACGAACAGAGTTCTTTGGAAGAATACGCGTTCACTTACGGGGTTCACGAACTCGAATCCAAAGCGCGTAAGGTTTTGGGCGGATTGGGATTTTCAAACGCTCAAATGGAGATGAAGGTTCGGGAATTTTCTCCCGGTTATCAACACCGTCTCGGCCTTGCGATCACTCTTTTGAATCCGGGCAACTTATTGTTGTTAGACGAACCTACCAACCACTTGGACAACGCGTCCAAACAATGGCTCGCGGATTATCTGAATTCCACGGGACAATCCTTCGTTCTCGTGACGCACGATCCCGAATTCCTAAACGCAACCTGCGATACGATCGCCGAACTTTCTCCTTCCGGCGTGATCGAATTCCGCGGAACTCTCGAAGAATACTTCGAACACAAGAACGAACTTCAGGAAAAACTTCAGGCTCAATACGATAAGGAAGAATCCTATCTCAAAAAGAGAATGGAATGGATCGAACGGTTTCGCGCGAAAGCGACCAAGGCGAGACAAGTTCAATCCGCGATCAAGAAACTCGAAAAAAGGGATAAGGTGGAAGCTCCGGAAGAATCCTTCTGGAACTCGAAGTCGGATTATCAATTCAACTTTATCTCTTCCGGTAAAATCACCGCAAGGATCGAAGACGGCGCTTTTTCCTATTCGGGAAAACCTCCGTATGTTTTCAGCGGAGCGAATCTCGAAATTTCAGCGGGAGATAAGATCGCGGTCGTAGGTCCGAACGGCGCCGGTAAGTCCACCTTCCTACGATGTTTATTAGAAATTCATAAATTAACTTCGGGTAAGATTTATTACGGACCGAAAACGAAGATCGGTTACTTTTCCCAAAACCATCACGAGGAACTGGATCCTTCCAAAAATCTTCTTCAGACGGTGATGGGTGCGTATCCTGATCTGACCGAACAACAGGCGCGAAGTCTTCTCGGTTATTTTTCGTTTTCGGACGACTCTGTTTACAAACAAACCGGTCTTCTTTCCGGGGGAGAACAAAGCCGTCTTCGTTTGGCCCTTCTTGTTCGCTTTCCTACCAACTCGATCTTTTTGGACGAACCTACCAACCACTTGGATTTGGTCGTTCGCGACAATTTACGAAGAGCGCTTATGGCCTACGAAGGTTCTCTTTTGATCATTTCGCACGACCCCGAATTTTTAAAGGATCTTTGCAACCGCACGATTTCCGTGGATCAAGGACAGATTCGGGATTTTAACTGCAGTTTTGCGGATTATCTGAAATACAATCTCGAAGAAACGGTTCCTTCTAAAATGCAGAACGGAAACGGTTCCGCGAAAAAAGAGGACGGTCAACAAACCCGTTCCAAAAAGAACGCCGATAAAAATCGTATTAAAAAAATACAAAAAGATCTGGAACAGATCGAAGCTAAGATCGAACTTTTGGAAAAGTCCAAAAAGAATCTGGAAGAAGTTTTGGCCGATCCCGGTTTTTTTAAGAATCGCAGTTATCAATTGGAACTGGATAATTTCAACGAGGCAAAAAACGAAATTGCTCGTTTGACTTCGGAATGGGAATCGCTTCAATTGGAATTGGAAGAACTTTCAGGGACAGTCTAA
- a CDS encoding DoxX family protein, with product MIHRFFFTRESLAPLFLRIGLAICIFPHGAQKLMGWFGGVGYEASMDFLVNTAEFPAALAFLAIVSEFFGSIALVLGLGTRLAAFGITCTLAVAGWTHREIGFFMNWFGNQGGEGFEYHILAVSMGLSLLLFGGGAWSADSWVYDRIDD from the coding sequence ATGATCCACCGCTTTTTTTTTACACGAGAATCTCTTGCACCGCTTTTTCTGCGGATCGGTCTTGCAATTTGCATTTTCCCGCACGGCGCTCAAAAACTTATGGGATGGTTCGGCGGCGTCGGTTACGAAGCTTCGATGGATTTTTTAGTGAACACGGCGGAATTTCCGGCCGCACTCGCTTTCTTAGCGATCGTTTCCGAGTTCTTCGGATCCATCGCGCTCGTATTAGGACTCGGCACACGATTGGCCGCATTCGGAATCACATGCACATTGGCGGTGGCCGGATGGACTCACAGAGAAATCGGTTTCTTTATGAACTGGTTCGGCAATCAAGGCGGAGAAGGATTCGAATATCACATTCTCGCGGTCAGCATGGGCCTCTCTCTCTTGCTATTCGGAGGGGGAGCCTGGTCTGCGGATTCTTGGGTTTATGATCGCATTGACGATTGA
- a CDS encoding FecR family protein, translating into MENKINTPEFEGYARLLREKDSVSQLPAFDPNWVGMKPRFIVEDKIMSVPTDTKILHFPKTAWLAAAAVLLLTIGGAWFSLRNPKVEPEIVQGTPLKAAVVFVKGKASVMRDVEIKLHQGDLLNESDIILTEAGGAVDIGLTDSSVIRVKENSRLILKELRENNGSQIRMNLAAGRLLNVVEKEKKGSNFYVETPSAVAAVRGTSFEVNASESESVVFVADGAVEVTSLNASKKVYILEASKLVTVNKDGEVESIDLSKVNSTLPEYKDMKKNLGTLDSELLNDVQNLKTAKTEEELSKIYDLSIEHIIMKDGRELRGVVVSQKKGKLVVQTLKGSYILDEDAVDKIKY; encoded by the coding sequence ATGGAAAACAAAATAAATACTCCCGAATTTGAAGGATACGCGCGGCTCCTTAGAGAAAAGGACTCTGTATCTCAACTCCCGGCATTCGATCCGAACTGGGTCGGAATGAAGCCCCGCTTCATCGTGGAGGACAAAATAATGAGTGTTCCGACTGATACTAAAATTCTGCATTTTCCAAAAACTGCATGGCTGGCGGCAGCGGCCGTATTATTACTTACGATTGGAGGAGCTTGGTTTAGCCTAAGAAATCCGAAAGTTGAACCGGAAATTGTTCAAGGAACTCCTCTGAAAGCGGCGGTCGTCTTTGTAAAAGGTAAGGCTTCCGTAATGAGAGATGTGGAAATCAAGTTACACCAAGGCGATCTTTTGAATGAATCCGATATCATTCTTACCGAAGCGGGCGGAGCGGTTGACATCGGCTTAACGGATTCCAGCGTAATTCGCGTTAAAGAAAACAGTAGATTGATCCTGAAAGAACTGAGAGAAAACAACGGTTCTCAAATTAGAATGAATCTCGCAGCCGGTAGATTGTTGAACGTAGTCGAGAAAGAGAAAAAAGGAAGCAACTTCTACGTGGAGACACCGTCTGCGGTCGCAGCGGTTCGCGGGACTTCGTTTGAAGTAAACGCATCCGAAAGCGAATCCGTAGTCTTCGTAGCGGACGGCGCCGTTGAAGTTACTTCTCTGAACGCATCCAAGAAAGTGTATATCTTAGAAGCTTCTAAACTCGTAACCGTAAATAAAGACGGAGAAGTGGAATCGATCGATCTTTCCAAAGTGAATTCTACACTTCCTGAATATAAGGATATGAAGAAGAATCTCGGAACTCTCGATAGCGAACTTCTGAACGACGTGCAAAATCTGAAAACCGCTAAAACGGAAGAAGAATTGAGCAAGATCTACGATCTCAGCATCGAACATATCATCATGAAAGACGGAAGAGAACTGAGAGGGGTGGTCGTTTCCCAGAAAAAAGGGAAACTGGTCGTTCAAACTCTGAAAGGTTCTTACATCCTGGATGAAGATGCGGTGGATAAGATCAAGTATTGA
- a CDS encoding RNA polymerase sigma factor: MAHTPELEKLYNHNKDDLFHYIKKSFYDENSAQDILHDSFLNFFRYYENKDLPDPTSCRMILFRIARNLIINHAKSYYQRNVSLVGEDTGNNFASKSPSPESSVMEKFDQSDVKSTMDSLLEAISPEYKEALLLRYQQDLKLDEISKILGMSISGVSRLIERAEKALAQEGKKIGFQPGNYI, translated from the coding sequence GTGGCACACACACCCGAGTTAGAAAAGCTCTACAACCACAACAAAGATGATTTATTTCATTATATAAAAAAATCGTTCTACGACGAAAATTCTGCACAAGACATCCTGCACGATTCGTTTCTAAACTTTTTTCGATATTATGAAAATAAGGATCTTCCCGATCCTACTTCTTGTAGGATGATTCTCTTTAGAATCGCGCGGAATTTAATTATTAACCACGCAAAATCCTATTATCAAAGAAATGTCTCCTTAGTCGGCGAAGATACCGGTAATAATTTTGCGTCCAAATCCCCAAGTCCGGAATCGTCCGTAATGGAAAAATTCGACCAATCGGATGTTAAAAGTACTATGGATTCCCTTTTGGAAGCCATTTCCCCGGAATACAAAGAGGCCCTGTTGCTACGGTATCAGCAGGACCTGAAACTGGATGAAATTTCTAAAATTCTCGGAATGAGTATCTCCGGTGTTTCGAGGTTGATCGAAAGAGCAGAGAAGGCGCTTGCCCAAGAAGGCAAAAAAATAGGTTTTCAACCGGGAAACTATATATAA
- a CDS encoding LA_0442/LA_0875 N-terminal domain-containing protein, whose product MSRISKIVASSGVLFLVFTISLPLAASTITLKNGKTLQGKIVNQSRTEVQIEVNGKVQTIPKTEISEINLKDPKKEETKKVITKQETKTEETPTPSTWKETKWTITARSAVLPGWGQWKVGQKKWAAISLVLFAGAALYANNAREKAATEENVYKTNSIAITALTFSDPNLNPVTSDETVRTTALVTRVLTTAAATNPYFSNYDRATSQYNQAQWLLGAIYGLQLIHTFLFARDYEKMQAALSDPNPEGWKFTASVIKSPVNGLTEITPSAVYTVKF is encoded by the coding sequence ATGTCTCGAATATCTAAAATCGTAGCCTCTTCGGGAGTTTTATTTCTTGTTTTTACGATTTCACTCCCTCTGGCAGCCAGTACAATCACTCTGAAAAACGGTAAAACCCTTCAGGGTAAGATCGTAAATCAATCGAGAACCGAAGTTCAGATCGAAGTGAACGGAAAAGTGCAAACGATTCCTAAAACGGAAATTTCCGAAATCAATCTGAAAGATCCTAAAAAAGAAGAAACGAAGAAAGTTATAACTAAGCAAGAAACAAAAACGGAAGAAACGCCGACACCTTCCACTTGGAAAGAAACGAAGTGGACCATTACGGCGAGATCCGCCGTTCTCCCAGGCTGGGGACAATGGAAAGTCGGTCAAAAGAAATGGGCCGCGATCAGCTTAGTGCTGTTTGCCGGAGCCGCTCTTTATGCCAATAATGCAAGAGAAAAGGCCGCTACGGAAGAAAACGTATATAAAACGAATTCCATTGCAATCACGGCGCTTACGTTCTCGGATCCGAACTTAAATCCGGTAACTTCGGACGAAACCGTTCGAACGACTGCACTGGTTACGAGAGTCTTAACCACTGCGGCGGCAACGAATCCTTATTTCAGCAATTACGACCGCGCAACTTCCCAATATAACCAAGCACAATGGCTATTAGGTGCAATTTATGGCTTACAGCTGATTCACACGTTCCTGTTTGCAAGGGATTACGAAAAAATGCAGGCCGCGCTTTCCGATCCGAATCCCGAAGGCTGGAAATTTACCGCTTCGGTCATAAAGAGCCCGGTCAACGGTTTGACGGAAATCACACCGTCAGCCGTTTATACCGTAAAATTCTAA
- a CDS encoding DUF1554 domain-containing protein — MDLSKGGVGLIANILPAILPVDDSPFDSTKFPTLSEGQSTSVTLTLKTRAASIEQFNFAWADTAGGPTISPATFTYSGSNTANVTITAIDNDCLDDTMTLNATRVSDSKVYALKFNVTDRDRCIFLASNSSTPGVTGPGFTGNLGGVAGADAKCQAEKPSALPGAASEYKALLAIDTVRNPTKSGGVLETDWPLKVGVRYFSYSASAPEGDYIATGTSNGIGTGSAIFTFPLNSSINHSSDASALSFWTGIGSASFDPVGGSYTCTTYTDGATGFGYNGVTNSTSSSAIASYYFSCSTPARLICIRQ; from the coding sequence ATGGACCTCTCCAAAGGCGGGGTGGGATTGATCGCAAATATTCTTCCCGCAATTCTTCCCGTAGACGACAGCCCATTCGACTCCACCAAATTTCCAACACTGAGCGAAGGACAGTCCACGTCGGTTACGCTTACGTTAAAAACGAGGGCGGCTTCGATAGAGCAGTTTAATTTCGCCTGGGCGGACACAGCCGGCGGCCCCACGATTTCTCCCGCGACTTTTACGTATTCCGGTTCGAATACCGCGAACGTTACGATCACCGCAATTGATAATGATTGTTTGGACGATACGATGACGCTTAATGCAACCCGTGTTTCCGATTCGAAAGTGTATGCGTTGAAGTTCAACGTGACGGATCGAGATCGCTGCATTTTTCTTGCCAGCAATTCTTCCACACCGGGCGTAACCGGACCGGGATTTACCGGGAACTTAGGCGGTGTTGCAGGAGCCGACGCAAAGTGCCAGGCGGAGAAACCTTCCGCTTTACCGGGAGCTGCCTCGGAATACAAAGCTTTGTTGGCTATCGATACGGTTCGAAACCCGACTAAGTCCGGCGGTGTATTGGAAACCGATTGGCCGTTAAAGGTCGGAGTTCGTTATTTTTCGTACAGCGCTTCCGCACCGGAAGGTGATTACATTGCGACCGGGACCAGCAACGGAATCGGAACGGGAAGCGCGATCTTTACGTTTCCATTGAACTCGAGCATCAATCATAGCAGCGATGCTTCCGCGTTGAGTTTTTGGACAGGAATCGGGAGTGCTTCTTTCGATCCGGTGGGCGGTTCTTATACTTGTACGACGTATACGGACGGTGCTACCGGTTTCGGTTACAACGGGGTAACGAACTCAACGAGTTCGTCAGCGATCGCAAGTTATTATTTCAGTTGCTCTACGCCCGCGCGCTTGATCTGTATCCGTCAGTAA
- the gpmI gene encoding 2,3-bisphosphoglycerate-independent phosphoglycerate mutase: MKLTKKYTFRSRKALLVILDGVGYSPKGPEFGNAIAGAKLPFLNQVWNQSPTLHIQAHGKAVGMPSDEDMGNSEVGHNVLGSGRIFDQGAKLVSNSIASQEIFQGQAWKEVIENAKKKNSTLHLLGLFSDGNVHAHIDHTKALISRAIEEKVPKIRLHILLDGRDVPEKSALDYLNPFETWLDSMRKNGADIRIASGGGRMTITMDRYEADWSMVERGWKIHVKGEGRKFSSAKEAIETFREEDPKVIDQYLPSFVIAENGNPVGPIVDGDSVVFTNFRGDRAIEISLAFTEKNFNKFDRGSLPDIVYAGIMQYDGDLKLPERFLVAPPAIDRTLGEYMANSGVAQYALSETQKYGHVTYFWNGNKSGYFDQTSEEYKEIQSDVIPFDQSPEMKALLITEALEKALTENKQDFYRVNYANGDMVGHTGNFPATIQAMEFLDGCVERLWKVCEKQNIVLLITADHGNADEMYQLDKKGNVEKDTKGNPVPKTSHTLNSVPFSILDPEKKIRLNAGVSNPGLANVAATILDVMGYETPEGYHSSLIQN; the protein is encoded by the coding sequence ATGAAGCTCACCAAGAAATATACCTTTCGGTCTAGAAAGGCATTGCTCGTTATATTAGACGGTGTCGGATATTCACCGAAAGGCCCCGAATTCGGAAACGCAATCGCAGGCGCAAAACTTCCTTTTTTAAATCAGGTCTGGAATCAATCCCCCACTCTTCACATTCAAGCACACGGAAAAGCGGTCGGCATGCCATCCGACGAAGATATGGGAAATTCCGAAGTCGGTCACAACGTTTTAGGCTCCGGAAGAATCTTCGACCAAGGCGCTAAATTAGTTTCGAACTCGATCGCAAGTCAAGAAATCTTTCAAGGACAAGCTTGGAAAGAAGTGATTGAAAACGCGAAAAAGAAAAATTCCACCTTACATCTGTTAGGTCTTTTTTCGGACGGAAACGTTCACGCTCACATCGATCACACGAAAGCACTGATTTCCAGAGCGATCGAAGAAAAAGTTCCCAAGATCCGTCTTCATATCCTTTTGGATGGAAGAGACGTTCCCGAAAAATCCGCATTAGATTATTTGAATCCTTTCGAAACTTGGCTCGATTCCATGCGAAAAAACGGAGCGGATATTCGCATCGCTTCCGGCGGCGGAAGAATGACCATCACGATGGATCGTTACGAAGCGGATTGGTCCATGGTCGAAAGAGGCTGGAAAATCCACGTTAAAGGAGAAGGCAGAAAATTCTCCTCCGCAAAAGAAGCGATCGAAACGTTTCGGGAAGAAGATCCGAAAGTGATCGATCAATATCTTCCTTCTTTCGTAATCGCGGAGAACGGAAATCCGGTCGGACCGATCGTCGACGGGGACTCCGTTGTCTTTACGAACTTCCGCGGAGACAGAGCGATCGAAATTTCTTTGGCGTTTACCGAAAAGAATTTCAACAAGTTCGATCGGGGTTCTCTTCCGGATATCGTCTATGCAGGCATTATGCAGTACGACGGGGACTTGAAACTTCCGGAACGATTTTTGGTCGCTCCTCCCGCGATCGATCGAACCCTCGGAGAATACATGGCCAACAGCGGAGTCGCTCAGTACGCGTTATCCGAAACGCAAAAATACGGCCACGTTACTTATTTCTGGAACGGAAACAAAAGCGGCTACTTCGATCAAACTTCGGAAGAATACAAAGAGATTCAATCCGACGTGATTCCTTTCGATCAAAGCCCGGAGATGAAGGCGCTTCTGATCACGGAGGCTCTCGAAAAAGCCCTTACCGAAAACAAACAGGATTTCTATCGGGTGAATTATGCAAACGGTGATATGGTCGGCCACACGGGGAATTTTCCCGCCACGATTCAAGCGATGGAATTTCTGGACGGCTGCGTGGAGCGACTTTGGAAAGTATGCGAAAAACAGAATATTGTTCTATTGATCACCGCCGATCACGGTAACGCGGACGAGATGTATCAGCTGGATAAGAAAGGAAACGTGGAAAAGGATACGAAGGGAAATCCGGTTCCGAAAACGAGTCATACTCTGAATTCCGTTCCGTTCTCCATTTTGGATCCGGAAAAGAAAATCCGTTTGAATGCGGGTGTTTCCAATCCCGGTTTAGCGAACGTCGCGGCCACCATTTTGGACGTGATGGGTTACGAAACTCCGGAAGGTTACCATTCTTCCCTGATTCAAAATTAA
- a CDS encoding MFS transporter: protein MNKSESTQIQKENGTFSKKSLLFFYANTGVTLLAGNMLNYSLIIYSLDITGSQTFAGSIFFANVLPTILFSFFVGAILDRYSRLKILYLFQTNYILSALIIGILIATGRMNYDLRWILILLAAYNGLALTFMIPGRLTLLGNLVDAKDTGKATMMLNILIIVGFGLAPMIVGLIKQKQDWDILFYTIAALYLFGYLFLILVKIRETVSVEKETIWEGLKTGLLFLKSEKVSVELLILTAFAIFMVGPLQVVLPQFAKNILLLNEQERGLYMGTLGLGLFIGGIGARLLHDRFHRGYVMLGATFLTGIIALAIANSPNAFLSAALLLTTGILGGLLSALIPSTLQLITPDGVRGRVMSFYSLIFQTTPALAGLLTGRLADLYGQSWSLGFSGIFILISAIFCSISFSKLRDLP, encoded by the coding sequence ATGAACAAATCCGAATCTACGCAAATACAAAAAGAAAACGGAACGTTTTCCAAAAAGAGTCTTCTATTCTTTTATGCGAATACCGGAGTAACCTTGCTCGCGGGGAATATGCTCAATTATTCTTTGATCATATACTCGTTGGACATCACCGGATCGCAGACGTTTGCGGGTTCGATCTTTTTTGCGAACGTACTGCCCACGATCTTGTTCAGTTTTTTTGTGGGAGCGATCCTTGATCGATATTCGCGTTTGAAGATTCTTTATCTCTTTCAGACGAATTACATTCTCTCCGCATTGATTATAGGAATTTTGATCGCAACGGGAAGAATGAACTATGATCTTCGTTGGATTTTAATTCTTCTTGCCGCATACAACGGACTTGCGCTGACGTTTATGATTCCTGGTCGATTGACGTTACTCGGAAACTTAGTCGATGCGAAAGACACGGGAAAGGCCACGATGATGTTGAACATTCTGATCATCGTAGGATTCGGATTGGCTCCGATGATCGTAGGGCTGATCAAACAAAAGCAGGATTGGGATATTCTGTTTTATACGATTGCCGCTTTGTATCTGTTCGGATATTTGTTTTTAATCCTGGTAAAAATTCGGGAAACGGTTTCCGTCGAAAAAGAAACGATCTGGGAAGGACTGAAGACCGGACTTCTCTTTTTAAAATCAGAAAAAGTCTCCGTGGAACTTTTGATTCTGACTGCGTTCGCGATCTTTATGGTGGGACCGCTTCAGGTGGTTCTTCCCCAATTCGCAAAAAACATATTATTGTTAAACGAACAGGAAAGAGGGTTGTATATGGGAACCCTGGGACTCGGTTTGTTTATCGGCGGAATCGGAGCGAGACTTCTGCACGACCGTTTTCATCGCGGCTATGTGATGTTAGGCGCGACTTTTCTTACGGGAATCATCGCATTAGCGATCGCTAATTCTCCAAACGCGTTTCTATCCGCGGCGCTTCTATTGACTACGGGAATTTTGGGAGGACTTCTCAGTGCGTTGATTCCTTCTACGCTTCAGTTGATCACTCCGGACGGTGTTCGCGGACGGGTGATGAGTTTTTACAGTTTGATCTTTCAGACGACTCCGGCGCTCGCCGGTTTGTTGACCGGGAGACTCGCCGATCTTTACGGACAATCTTGGTCTTTAGGATTTTCGGGGATTTTTATTTTGATTTCCGCGATCTTCTGTTCGATTTCGTTTTCCAAACTGCGCGATCTTCCCTAA